One region of Agelaius phoeniceus isolate bAgePho1 chromosome 12, bAgePho1.hap1, whole genome shotgun sequence genomic DNA includes:
- the IL17C gene encoding interleukin-17C — protein sequence MYLRTDKNVQTLPGWRCWPCVPVPLGVPVPLGVPDAVLSPQGWLAVLAVLAALGQCRGLRRAGIGSAHSAVRCFSGAELEDEAPAQLLGRSLRWDRHVSVQLVPQLERLEAAGARRRRRQRPPACPALSLRAGLRSEPHERSISPWRYRIDEDENRYPRKLAFAECLCSGCVDVKTGRETTSLNSVTIQQTMLVLRRKPCPRPAGLGLVALEVDYIRVPVGCTCVLPRTAR from the exons ATGTATCTACGTACAGATAAAAATGTACAGACACT GCCTGGCTGGCGGTGCTGgccgtgtgtccctgtccctttgggtgtccctgtccctttggGTGTCCCTGACGCTGTGCTGTCCCCGCAGGGCTGGCTGGCGGTGCTGGCCGTGCTGGCGGCGCTGGGGCAGTGCCGGGGACTGCGGCGCGCCGGGATCGGCTCCGCTCACTCCGCCGTGCGCTGCTTCAGCGGGGCCGAGCTGGAGGACGAGGCTCCCGCTCAGCTACTGGGCCGCAGCCTGCGCTGGGACCGGCACGTCTCGGTGCAGTTGGTGCCGCAGCTGGAGCGCCTGGAGGCGGCCggggcccggcggcggcggcggcagcgcccgccCGCCTGCCCCGCGCTGTCGCTGCGCGCCGGGCTCCGCAGCGAGCCCCACGAGCGCTCCATCTCCCCGTGGCGATACCG CATCGACGAGGACGAGAACCGCTACCCGCGCAAGCTGGCCTTCGCCGAGTGCCTGTGCAGCGGCTGCGTGGACGTGAAAACCGGCCGGGAGACCACGTCGCTCAACTCGGTGACCATCCAGCAGACCATGCTGGTGCTGCGGCGCAAGCCGTGCCCGCGGcccgcggggctggggctggtggcGCTGGAGGTGGATTACATCCGAGTGCCCGTGGGCTGCACCTGCGTCCTGCCCCGCACGGCGCGCTGA
- the CYBA gene encoding cytochrome b-245 light chain: MGQIEWAMWANEQALAAGLILLTGGIVAVAGQFKGWYFAAYSIAAGVLVCLLEYPRSKRKRGSTMERCGQKYLTAVVKLLGPLTRNYYIRAVLHAALAVPAGFLLSTILGTVCLGIASGIYLLAAVRGEEWRPIEQKPRERPQGGGTMKLPPSNPPPRPPPDARRKQPEVGGQVNPIPVEVE; the protein is encoded by the exons ATGGGGCAGATCGAGTGGGCCATGTGGGCGAACGAGCAGGCGCTCGCCGCCGGGCTCA TCCTGCTGACGGGCGGCATCGTGGCCGTGGCGGGGCAGTTCAAGGGCTGGTACTTCGCGGCGTATTCCAT CGCTGCAGGCGTCCTGGTGTGCCTGCTCGAGTATCCCAGGAGCAAACGGAAAAGGGGCTCCACCATGGAGAGGTG TGGCCAGAAGTACCTGACAGCCGTGGTGAAGCTCCTGGGGCCCCTCACCAGGAATTATTACATCCGAGCCGTCCTCCACGCTGC cctggctgtccctgctggatTCCTCCTCTCCACCATCCTGGGCACCGTCTGCCTGGGCATTGCCAGTGGCATCTACCTGCTG gctgcagtccGAGGGGAGGAGTGGAGACCCATCGAGCAGAAGCCCCGGGAGAGGCCCCAAGGGGGGGGCACCATGAAGCTGCCCCCCAGCAAccccccgccccggccgcccccCGACGCCCGCAGGAAGCAGCCGGAGGTGGGGGGGCAGGTGAACCCCATCCCTGTGGAGGTGGAATAA